TGGGGCATCAATTCATAAATGCACAAAGGACTTCTCTGTCAGCCAACTGATGGTCTTGTTCTGACTTCGTTTTCAGGTTGACGCCATGAAATTAGGAGTAAAAGAATTCAAGAAGGAGTTTAAAAAGGTCAACATAGATCAAGTTGAGGTATGTATAAGACAACAGTTTAAACCCCTCTGGGGTGACCAAAGCAGTCCTACCTATAGTTGAGGTATGTATAAGACAACAGTTTAAACCCCTCTGGGGTGACCAAAGCAGTCCTACCTATAGAAGATCCAAAGCACACACATACCAtgaataccaaatttcagcaaatttgcatgcataactaCCCTACAGCATTCTCCctgaaccaccagtaaataAAGTAACATGAACAGCATCAGAATTACACTCTGATTCTGAGTGGATAGAAATTGAAACTTATTGCCGGATGTCATTTTTTCCAGAACTTACAAGACGACATGGAGGACATGTTAGATCAGACAAATGACATCCAAGAAGCTCTGGGGCGACAGTACGGCTGTCCTGATGACCTTGATGAAGATGACCTTGAGGCGGAGCTTGATGCGCTTGGAGATGAGCTTGCGCTGGACGAAGATTCAAATTATCTTGACGAGGCGATTGGTGCACCATCAATACCATCGAAAGAACCAGGAGCAGACAGTGTAGCAGCGGTAAGGGGCGAATTTATTcactttttgaataaaaatgtaGGGTTTTTCCTTCGAGAGCAAGGGAAGTTGAGTAGGGCCTTACCATGTCACTACTTAGTTGTTTGGCCTTACAATGGCTATACTGAATGTTTATTTTTTAGATAAACCCCACCCCAATTGTTTAAGTGCTTCCAACTTCATGACAAATGCATCTGGGTAGCTTTTGCATCCCTCATTTGTGTTTTAAAAGCCCTCATATTATTTCTCTCTGATTGCTTTTCAGGATGGTGTTAAAATGGACGAGTTTGGTCTGCCAGAAATTCCACAAAAAGCACAGTAGCAGATTCTTTAGTTCAAACTCAAAGGACAAAAGACATTGTGTTCAAATTGGCTTCTGAGTAGGCCAGGACTGAAGGAGTCTATACAGGCAAAAGTTCCCATCAATCcttcatagaatctatgacaaAGATTTACCATCaaagattctaccatgggcctATCAATGATTCGATGATGGTAAGTTTTGCCTGTGTAGGCCTCCAGATTGTTAGGGCTAATCTTCAAGACTATGATGAATATCGGAATGGAGTTTCATATCAAATAATATGATTGCCAGAATTTCTGTGGATGTCCACATTTCattggttggttgtgactgagATAGCAAAAGTCAACGAGTAGAGATCCTTTCAGGGTGTCAGTCATGTTCCTCCAGCATCGATGAAAATGGTATGCCTGATGTTATAATTTGTAACAAGTGCTTCTGGGTGTTCAATGAGCCAATGAGTAATTCAGAGAGAGCTATCAGGATGATCAGTACGTATTTCATCTGGAATGATTCTCAGGAATATCTTAGAATATCCTTGAATATGTCTTAGTTAGCTGCAAGATTGTGACAATGTAAATAAAGTAATTCTGGAACTCCTCTTGTAAGTTGTGCATTATCATTTTGGTATTCTATGTAAATACGATAAGTGTCTAATACACGTAGTGCTATCATAATCTTTTCTTTGTCATCtgtgtcatatacatgtacgcagTTGTTTGTGCTACATTCTATCCTCATCCTTTCTTTATACCATGTAAATAGTCCTGACATTTATGTGGCAGTGTGTCAGTTATGAGCCACCTGACATCGTCGCCTCGTGCCAGcatcttaaagggagactaaaggCAAAAGCTAGTGAGTCCAAGCTGACATCGTCAGGTGGCTAATCCGCACAGTTGGTGTCCTGGGTCCTGTTTGACTCCTCCTACTGGGTACATGTAAATTATGTTCCTGGTTcaagcatacatgtagtctaAGCTTTGTCAGTACGTACATTCACTATTACttgttcatacatgtagaatatttATCATAAATACAATGACCTAAATTGTATTCAGTCTTTTCTTCTACTTAATCGGATTTGTCTGTTGGACAGAATAGGGAAGCCTCACTTCAAGCTAAGCGACGCTTAGCTTTAGCTTACCAGACACTCCACTTCGATGATGAGACTGACAGATTGGCATCTTCTCTCATTATATAGTCTGTCCCACGGCTCCCTTTCAGTAGCGATCATCCTCGGCCTTCGAAAGAATG
This genomic window from Lineus longissimus chromosome 13, tnLinLong1.2, whole genome shotgun sequence contains:
- the LOC135497645 gene encoding charged multivesicular body protein 5-like; its protein translation is MNRLFGTSKAKKPPPNLSDSINNVDSRADSVDKKIARLDAELKKYKDQMKKMRDGPSKNMVKQRALRVLKQKKTYESQMENLRNQSFNMEQQNFAIQTVKDTKTTVDAMKLGVKEFKKEFKKVNIDQVENLQDDMEDMLDQTNDIQEALGRQYGCPDDLDEDDLEAELDALGDELALDEDSNYLDEAIGAPSIPSKEPGADSVAADGVKMDEFGLPEIPQKAQ